One part of the [Synechococcus] sp. NIES-970 genome encodes these proteins:
- a CDS encoding hypothetical protein (conserved hypothetical protein), which produces MNISNVFQFILGFLLGVFLLMVGSVGAAYYFFNRMAATPPKPVFSSEAIAPPEPAPTPEPEPQATEPDLAPIIAEPEAIAEETPEEEEEAAAEDTELPPGAYAATVTWSDGLSLRAEPSLESARIGGINFNTQVTVLGTNDDGSWQQIRLEDGTEAWVRAGNLRQAN; this is translated from the coding sequence ATGAATATTTCCAACGTATTTCAATTTATCCTCGGTTTCTTGCTGGGGGTATTTCTCCTGATGGTGGGGAGTGTTGGGGCCGCTTATTATTTTTTCAACCGCATGGCTGCCACTCCTCCGAAACCGGTTTTTTCTTCTGAGGCGATCGCCCCCCCTGAACCGGCCCCTACTCCTGAACCTGAACCCCAAGCAACAGAACCAGATCTAGCACCGATTATTGCTGAGCCAGAGGCGATCGCCGAAGAAACGCCAGAAGAAGAGGAAGAGGCGGCCGCCGAAGACACAGAATTGCCCCCCGGTGCTTACGCCGCAACGGTCACTTGGTCTGATGGTTTAAGCCTGCGGGCGGAGCCTTCCCTAGAATCGGCCCGCATCGGCGGCATTAATTTTAATACCCAGGTGACAGTGCTCGGCACAAATGACGATGGTTCTTGGCAACAAATTCGCCTAGAAGATGGTACTGAAGCTTGGGTTAGAGCCGGAAATTTGCGGCAAGCGAATTAA